gataataaatattggctgtgagaaacaaatgagaTAATCCAAGTAAAATGCTTGGTATGGTGCAaatgtcaataaatattagctattattgtttGAACACATGAACGGGTAGGTGGGGCAGGGTGCTGAGACCCATATACTGAGGTGGTTTGTGTACAAGAAGGGAAGGGGGGCTGATGACCCCAGGGTTCACGCTTCCTTTTCTGAGGATGTGCCCTCCTTCCCCCTACCCATCAGGCCTCTCCCTCTCAAGGTGGGCACCAGGGAGGCATACCTGACAGCCAAGGCACTGAGAGGGGCTAGGAGCTCCTGCCAGGGCTATTTCCCCTCCCCGCAGAGAAGAACAGCTGGGGCAGATTCCCTCTTTGCCTTCAGGGACCTCCCCAGGCCCAGACAGAACCCACTCAGCTTAGTTTCCCTGCTTTACCATAAGGCCATGCTGGGGTTGAGGGGTAGCTGAAAGGATTGATTTCACCCTCACAGGAGGCTGTGCTCTGGTGTGAGAGGAGCCTGAGCTGGGGAGTCAGATCACCCACCAGACCCTGAACAAGGCACTTTGCCTTTGtacgcctcagtttcctcatctgcaagatgGGATTACTAGTAGAAATGGTGCATGTCAAGTGGCAGGTGCAGGGTGCACATTTAGTGACCAGGAAGAACCCTTGCACAGAGCACAAGTGGATCAGGGAGGGCAGAGGCCCAGAACCCCAACAGGAAAGTCAATGAAGAGGGTCTACAGCCAGCCAGTGATTGGGCCTGGCAGGAGCTTCAGTCCAGAGGCCTGGGGAAAGGCAGCTTCAGTTGCCCGCTGGAGGCCCGGCTCAGTCCTGTTTCCGCAGCAGGGAGGTTGTCGATTGCTGCTTCATGATGGGCACAGTGCCATGCACGGGGCCGGGGACCCACAGGGTCTCCCTGAAGGCCTCCACCAGGTGCAGGCCTGACGAAGCCAGGAAGCCCTTCGGCCAAATTCCTCCTCGCAACAGCGGCCATCCCAGAaaactctccccccacccctcattcTCGCACACGCACAGTAGGTGGCGCTATGATAAAGAACAGAGCCCAATTAACCCCCAAACAGgccaaatcagagaaaaaaaaaaaaaaaaaaaaaaaatcacattttgcgCACTTCCCACCAGGGGTCACCATACCCTCAGAACCGAGAGGTGCAGAACTCGCACCGGCCTGCGGACTGGTGGGAGGCGGAGGGTCTCAGAGATAGAGTCCAGCCGCGTGGCTTCCAGCCGCCCCGCTTCTATGCAGGACCACTGTCGCCGCCCCCACTCCCAGGTCCGCAGCGCCAGCAGCGGGGGTAGGGGTGCGGGCCCGCGGTCAGTGCGGCGGGAAGACGTCTGAGCACTGctgcaggatgagctccaccacCTGGTTCTGGAACACCATGGTCATGGGCATGCTGGTTTCCTCTGTCTCGGGCCGCAGCAGCGTGGGCCCGAACACTATGGCCACGCTCTGCACGGACATGCGGTTCTGTTCTCCGTGCTCGATCACCctgcggtgggggtggggtggaatcaGGGCCCAGAGCTGGGGGGAGGCGTGCGGGGGAGGGTCCTATCAGGCCCGCCTCCCCATTCCCGTGCGGCTCCCCGGCTCACCTGCACAGGTGCTGGAAGAGCAGCCGCAGCGTGTCGTGGTTGGGGGCGGGCAGCGAGCGCACCAGGTTCCGAACACAGCGGCTGCGCTGGGCCTGGTCCTGCAGCTCTGGGCAGGGGAagggtcagaggcagagagaggagagggagggaaacagaGGGGGCTGACTTCCAGTATTTTGCGGGGGCGGTCCCAGCCAGAGGGGTGCCTGAggcagcccagccccacccctacTCCATCCGCCCCACTTCCCCCAGGCGCTCACTGATGGCCGCGATGAACTGGGGGAAGTGCGAGAAGGGGAAGAGGGGCTCGGGCAGCTCTCGAAAGAAGAGCTTCAGGGCGCCGGTGATTACGTGGACGTCCTCCCAGCGTCCGTCGTCCAGGTCCAGGCGTTCATCTGCGGAaagcggggaggggaggaagaggaggtcaGCATCCCTTTGCGCCTTCGGGCCTGGGGCAGGGACAGGGGACGGGCCTCACCGTGGTCCACCTTATAGCGCAACTTCTGGATGGTGGCCAGGTTTCCACTGATGCGGTATAGACCGTCGATGTCCAGCCCTGGAGCGGAGGGAGGCGCTGACCGCGGGTTCGGTGGGATGGCGCTAAAGCCCCTGCTATGATTCCTGCTCAGGAACTCCCGTTCTTTCCCCCTCGACCCTGCGCTCCCCGGGGGTTCCGTCTGGGGTCCTGGAAGGAGGCCTTCAGGCTCCCGGAATGCCAGGCCCAGCCGGCCGGCGCGCGTACGTACCCCGGGCCTCGACGGTGCGGATGCACTGCTGCACGAAGCGCGGCACCTGGCTCCTCTCGCGCTCACACAGCACGGCCAGCGCGCAGCCGAACACCTGGTCTGGGGGAAAGGCTCGTCAGCGTCGCCTCGCCCCTGCGCCACCGGTGCCCAGCTCTCCGGGTCCCTCCTGTACCTCTGATGTAGCCCTTCTCCCGCAGTGACTGCAGCGTGGGCCGCCTCAGCAGGAACTTGCGGAGCTTGTGCCGGACCCTGCTCAGGTCGCTCTCCAGACCTCCGGGCCCCGGGGTGGGCACGGCTGCCCAAAGGGAATGGGAATGCGAGGGCTGGGTCAGTCGGTGGCGCCGGGGACCACTGGCAGCCCTAGCCTGGTCGtcaccaccccgcccccaccccgcccaaaGGATGCCCACCCCCTCCACCAGCCTCACCCCCAAGCACACCTGCACCAGGCCGTGCCTCATCCTCCCGCCAGCTTCCTAGGCGCTCACTCGACCCAAAGTCCACGCTGCTGCTCTCACTTTCCTCCTCGGGGGGCAGGTCTGCGGACTAGAATCACACAGCCTCAGAGAGGCAGAGCCTTGGGCCAGCTGCGGGTCCTTCTGGGATGGGGTGAGGGACCCGAAGTGCCCTCCCAGCAGGCCTGGACTGGAGACCCCCAGGCAGAGAGTTTGCTGTTTCCTTATCCAGGTCAACCCCCTTCACCTCCACCAAAGAACCCCAGAAGCTCACCTCCCTTGGCTGCATGGAGCCCTCCAGGTGTTGGAGACAGTCATCCTGTTCTCCCCCACCTTTTCTTATCCTGACTACCCCTACCCACCTCCCCGTTCCTGGTCCACTTCCCCCATAATTTTCCTTAGCTCCTCTGTACACACTCCAGTAGGTCAGTATTCCTCAGTATGTGGCTCCCAGTTCGAGCTTGCAGTTTGAGCTGGGGCCAGAGCGCTGCCAACAACCTCACCGGCATCACCTCCCTGGATCTGGATTCCTACCTCTATTAATACAGCCAAGCAGGGCACCCGGTGTTGCCTAGTCCCTTAATAGGGAATTAAGGATCAAAAAGCCTCAGGTTGTTTCCAGGTGAAGAGCTGTCAGAGCGGGCCTGCCCCATCTCTACTTATGCAATTGATATATTGAACTTAAAaaacaatgctacagtaatcattTCAATCCTTTTATTCTGTCTTCTGGCTTCAGCCTGTCTTTCCAGCCTGAGGCTGTTTAGCAGagtatttacttttctcttgccTCAGTGTGGAATGGGACACTCCTCTAGGATATGCCCACCTGGAGGGTCCTCCTGTGCGGCCAACCCCAGAGGCTGGATTCACTTCCTTAAGAAAGGCTATTTCTTCAGCAGCCCATCTGCATCTGCAGAGAGGGCTACTTACCCACCGGTGCCATGGAGCTCCCAGTGCCCGAGTGGAGGGCCCCACCCACAGTGGGCACAGCTACCCTGCATAATGGCtgcccatcccctccccaccagccttGGCGGTCCCCAGCTCTGCCTACCAGCTCCTGGATGCCCTGGGCGATGGCCTTGTGCCAGGTGCTGATGATGGCCTCCGAGTCATGCTGGATCAGGTACTCTGAGCCATCTCGGCTCCGCAGCTGGTGGGACACAAATCACTCAGTCATCTCTGGTTCGCTGGGTCTGTCCCAGGGGGGATACAGAGGTAGAGGTGATCTGTTCCTGTCCCCAGGAACTCAGAGCCTAATATAGCAAGGGCCTCACCCCAAGCCAAGGTATTTCACCTCATTAAAGCGGTAGGTAACAGCATCTCCGTGttacagatgggcaaactgaggcacagtgagtgTAAGCAACTTCCTCATAGACACACAGCTAGTGAATGATGGAGCAAGGACCTGAGTGCAGAAGATCTGCACATCTGTCAACAGTCTGGTGTGCTTTTCCCTGCCCCATCCTGTCTCTGTATGAGCCACAGAACACGGCAGGCCTACCCAGAGCACAGGCCAGCAAAAAAGTCAATGAAAGAAACTCCCGGTGGGAGACCCCAAAGCCACTATTTTATACTATTGAGGAGCAAGCAGATATTAACAGCCTGGGCTATTTTTCAGCTGACTGCTGTTTCCCTAACAAAGTCTACAAAGAACAAGGTGAggcaacttggatggatctctcCTCAACCTCTGGCTCTGAGAACCAAGCGTTCAAGGTTGATGGGAATGGTTGGTTGCCACAGCTTTGGGTCAAATGAGAGTCAGAGTCAGCAAAAACTGTCTCAGACAacagggtacaaacttccagaatCAGAGAGGGCTGTGTTTTGGCTGTCTACCTATTTAACTCAGACTTGAATGCTACTTAAAATGCTTTCCaagacaaaaccaaacaaacctgcATGTTCTACCCCATCCCCCTTCCTGCAAAGACTAGAGAATCTTCAGTGGGCAGATAGCACAACCTCGTGCTAACCTAAACTGACTGTCTGTTATCCCAGAGAATGGCCTAACAATGCCTCTAAAACAATAGCCATTATTTCTGGCAGCTGTCTCAAAACATAATCAGTTCATATTTGAGTTTCATACAGAAGGCACATCTGTCTAGTTACATATCAATATACTGCTCAAGACATTCATTCTGTTGACTGCACAGGCAAGCCGAGCTCAAACCAGCCATTCTCAGGGGACTGTTACTGAAGTTTTCTGTGACTCTGGGGTGACTAGAAAGACCGGCCATCCTCAATGATATAGAATTTGGGGCGGTCTCTTGAGAAAAATCCAGTCACCTACAGGTCACCCCTGAGTGGAGGAAGGATGGCTgccagccagtgggaagcaggggGCTCCAGGATTTCCATTCAAGACTGTCAGCCTTCCCATCGGCTTGAGGAGCTCTGCAGAGCCCCATCTGCCTTCCAGTCCTTGCCAGAAAAGACAACTCAGAAGCGTCTACTCTGAAACTTTCATCAAAAGCCCGGTCAGAGAGGTGACATTCAGAGAGCCCTGTTTGAAGGATGTCCCTCCAGATCAGGAAGGAACATACCTAGCAAATATGATGTCCCTCCTCAATCTGACGTCCACGGCAGACATTGCTAGTCGATTACAGCGCTAAGCCTGGAGAAGGCTCCAGACCTACTGATCAGAGTGGCTCATGAGACAAAACAGGTTTCCAGCTCTGCTCTGTGGATACTCTGGTTCTAGAACTGAGTGAAGCTGGGTGAATTATCATTAAATGACACACTCAAGCTCCTTGCAGAATTGCTTTTTCTGAGCTGAGATGGAAGGTCATGCTTTCTGGGCTTTCATCAGATGTTAGCTGAAGCAGCCCAAGAGTCCCTTTACTAAATTAGAACGGAGCTGCACACTAGAAACTGATTTTCCTCAAAATCTAGGAAGGTTTCTCCCCACCCCAATAATAAGAGCCATGTAACTGATTGCCGTTCTCTTTTCACTCTGGCAACCAGGAAATCTGGAGCTGATTTTTTTCAGCAACAACAACCTTAGTACCTGTACATCATCCTAATCTCTCTCCACACTGCCCTCTTCCTCTAACTTGTTTTGTGGGTCCTGGCTTTCAGTGGCTTTTACCAGCTCACCATATACATTTTTGTGGTGAGCTGCCTCAAAACATTTGGGGACTGAGGTGAGGGTAAGAGTagtttaaaaacaagacaacacaCGGACAGTGAAGGGAAACACAACAGTGAAGACGGTGAAGACAACACATGGACAGTGGCCTGGGAGGGTCTTGCCTGGGCCCCACCTGGCCTCTCTCTTCCTGCTGCAGAGCCTGAGAAATGTGTCCACTACCCTGGTTTATTCACTGCCAGTTGGAAGCTGGGCTCTGACCAGCTAGAGCAGGTGTCCCAGCCTACCAGAGTAAGTAGTTGGGGACCCAGAGCCTCCTGTCTGT
This window of the Balaenoptera ricei isolate mBalRic1 chromosome 20, mBalRic1.hap2, whole genome shotgun sequence genome carries:
- the ARHGAP27 gene encoding rho GTPase-activating protein 27 isoform X3 → MQPGLSPGSPRDQRPPTPETDYPELLTSYPEEDYSPVGSFGEPGPASPLVTPPGWSCHVSQDGQTLYTNNFTQEQWMRLEDQHGKPYFYNPDDASVQWELPQVPVPAPRSIRKSSQDNETPAQASPPEEKIKTLDKAGVLHRTKTVDKGKRLRKKNWSASWTVLEGGILTFFKDSKTSTAGGLRQPSKLSTPEYTVELKGASLAWAPKDKSSKKNVLELRSRDGSEYLIQHDSEAIISTWHKAIAQGIQELSADLPPEEESESSSVDFGSSERLGSWREDEARPGAAVPTPGPGGLESDLSRVRHKLRKFLLRRPTLQSLREKGYIRDQVFGCALAVLCERERSQVPRFVQQCIRTVEARGLDIDGLYRISGNLATIQKLRYKVDHDERLDLDDGRWEDVHVITGALKLFFRELPEPLFPFSHFPQFIAAIKLQDQAQRSRCVRNLVRSLPAPNHDTLRLLFQHLCRVIEHGEQNRMSVQSVAIVFGPTLLRPETEETSMPMTMVFQNQVVELILQQCSDVFPPH